A window of Ptychodera flava strain L36383 chromosome 1, AS_Pfla_20210202, whole genome shotgun sequence contains these coding sequences:
- the LOC139134314 gene encoding tripartite motif-containing protein 2-like produces the protein MAAKDSNLLEEIDDNFLSCTVCSERYKNAKILACLHNFCEPCLSKLAEKSGAITCPICRRSHELPDTGVSGIGANLFINELVEMFRKREESSEAAGQCQGCGQAESVKHCVECDSDLCRFCSASHGLLAVTRSHRLMTSEEYQAAKSIDPVSVQPPIYCETHTDCQVDFYCDTCDGNIFYKCTALDHPRPEHKYRYLKDAASEYSKDLKDAIDKVKVKENEAHKSKAVVMETVESLDKYYNIEEANMKQHIQKTIDDVTHMIRENGDKLLGELKNEYEKRKINLNAQLKELECVESDMSYAREYAEKLMHYGNAAQLMSAKKGIASQMEELLNVETQTDPTETDYMEFQACDDFCSTKSVGVLLTSIASVIDVPEIVRKGEDITLTIATDDENAEIIAVMKKPDNNQEEITVINNNDGTWSLKTQAKMTGKHEVTVSVSMRPVKGSPVTINVIPQKGLICKFGREGSGVGELNDAWGVRVTKDGNIRSVSVEITDYSLSL, from the coding sequence GTAAGCTGGCTGAGAAAAGTGGCGCTATAACATGTCCAATATGTCGACGCTCACACGAACTTCCTGATACGGGCGTGTCTGGTATTGGTGCCAATTTGTTTATCAACGAATTGGTGGAGATGTTCAGAAAACGAGAAGAGAGCTCAGAAGCAGCCGGGCAATGCCAGGGTTGCGGGCAGGCTGAATCTGTCAAACACTGCGTTGAATGTGATTCTGATTTGTGTAGATTTTGTTCAGCTTCTCATGGCCTATTAGCAGTTACCAGGTCACACCGTTTGATGACCTCAGAAGAGTACCAGGCTGCAAAGTCCATCGACCCCGTTTCTGTACAGCCGCCGATTTATTGTGAGACACATACAGATTGCCAGGTCGATTTCTACTGTGATACATGTGACGGAAATATCTTCTACAAGTGTACGGCCTTAGATCATCCGAGACCGGAGCATAAATACAGATACCTGAAGGACGCAGCCTCAGAATACTCCAAAGATCTAAAGGACGCAATCgacaaagtgaaagtgaaagaaaacgAAGCTCACAAAAGCAAAGCTGTAGTTATGGAAACGGTCGAATCACTTGATAAGTATTACAATATAGAAGAAGCGAACATGAAACAACACATCCAGAAAACAATCGATGACGTCACTCACATGATACGTGAAAATGGTGACAAACTTCTTGGTGAGTTGAAAAACGAATACGAGAAAAGGAAAATCAACTTGAATGCACAGCTGAAAGAATTGGAGTGCGTAGAGAGTGACATGTCATATGCAAGAGAGTATGCTGAGAAACTGATGCATTATGGGAACGCTGCACAGTTGATGTCAGCCAAGAAAGGAATTGCATCTCAAATGGAAGAATTGCTGAATGTAGAGACACAAACTGACCCGACTGAGACTGATTATATGGAGTTCCAAGCATGTGATGACTTCTGTTCGACAAAATCTGTTGGTGTATTGCTAACATCCATTGCATCAGTCATCGATGTTCCAGAAATTGTCAGAAAAGGCGAAGACATCACTTTAACCATAGCAACAGACGATGAAAATGCTGAAATTATTGCTGTCATGAAGAAACCTGACAACAACCAAGAAGAAATTACAGTGATAAATAACAATGATGGAACGTGGAGTTTGAAAACACAAGCCAAGATGACAGGAAAACATGAAGTCACAGTGTCAGTATCCATGAGACCAGTCAAAGGGTCACCAGTGACAATCAATGTTATTCCACAGAAAGgtttgatttgtaaatttggTAGGGAAGGGTCAGGTGTAGGAGAGTTGAATGATGCCTGGGGAGTACGAGTAACCAAAGATGGGAATATAAGGTCTGTGAGCGTGGAAATCACAGActacagtctttcactttag
- the LOC139134281 gene encoding histamine N-methyltransferase-like: MTAEYPQLTFKWFEDTFEGYMAQRQKDGQDHKFHLLVCINGLYHMDDWVCAMDTFYDLLLPGGAMTNAISSGESVCGKLIVKYRDWEGNRADLLTSHDIASYMKTKELNYHVYVREDAIDVSEVFDETSQEGNMMLDFLVQRQSFRKNGPEDVLTKVLDFVKENSREENGKHYMSDTEIEIVVIKSK; the protein is encoded by the exons ATGACGGCTGAATACCCACAGCTCACATTCAAATGGTTTGAAGACACATTTGAAGGATACATGGCTCAGAGGCAAAAGGATGGTCAAGACCACAAATTCCATCTCTTGGTGTGCATAAATGGTCTTTATCACATGGATGACTGGGTATGTGCAATGGACACATTTTACGATCTACTTTTGCCGGGAGGAGCCATGACAAACGCGATCTCTAGTGGAGAAA GTGTTTGTGGCAAACTGATTGTTAAATACAGGGATTGGGAAGGAAACCGAGCAGACCTACTCACATCTCATGATATTGCTTCGTACATGAAAACAAAGGAGCTGAACTATCATGTCTACGTGCGAGAGGACGCAATCGACGTATCAGAAGTGTTTGACGAAACGTCACAGGAAGGAAATATGATGCTCGATTTTCTTGTGCAGCGACAAAGCTTCCGCAAAAACGGTCCCGAAGATGTGTTGACAAAGGTTTTAGATTTTGTTAAGGAAAATTCACGCGAAGAAAATGGCAAGCATTATATGAGTGatactgaaattgaaattgttgtcataAAGTCCAAGTAG